A single Anopheles arabiensis isolate DONGOLA chromosome 2, AaraD3, whole genome shotgun sequence DNA region contains:
- the LOC120896657 gene encoding modifier of mdg4-like isoform X7, whose translation MADDEQFSLCWNNFNSNLSAGFHESLQRGDLVDVTLAAEGHLVKAHRLILSVCSPYFRKMFTQVPVNQHAFIFLKDVSHSALQDLIQFMYCGEVNVKQDALPAFISTAEALQIKGLTETGDSAPTHQSPAKEEPAAAAAVPVTTATISTATIPASPASQRAKVQRNRIQSYKLESEESGDDKVVTIQGTTSHHVSAQSNLSSQKRTMPQRGLQSHASKRTKMSISASSDGLDTSDSTPTQVQTVQTVQIVKQIPAQVIEPEYIELPIESINPKAEPDYTDETAEIETVDAETEQEQKLSEHDQGDADDDGNYVEDDTYGDMAMGKYEESYLTEGEEGAKPGVSGFVDSYTSDGGNATEISTQEATHTSPKAHLFIRSQRGLPLLVKNKFIYRCERTRNHRSYWLCTRYKTHKCTGRIICQNNTVLKETEHCHMDDSRRLHHSELKLVDMSQIDIECWVKSVPPRFSSSARKSTSSISSSRIKAEKPDQELGCLLTGKF comes from the exons ATGGCGGACGATGAGCAGTTCTCTCTATGTTGGAACAATTTCAATTCCAACCTTTCTGCGGGATTTCACGAATCCCTTCAGCGTGGTGACTTGGTCGACGTGACGTTGGCCGCAGAAGGTCATCTAGTTAAGGCGCATCGTCTTATTCTATCAGTATGTTCCCCGTATTTCCGGAAAATGTTCACGCAGGTCCCCGTGAACCAACATGCGTTCA TTTTCCTGAAAGACGTGAGCCATTCGGCGCTTCAAGATCTCATACAGTTTATGTACTGTGGCGAGGTGAACGTGAAGCAAGATGCCCTACCCGCCTTTATCAGTACCGCCGAAGCATTGCAAATTAAAGGGCTAACAGAAACG GGCGACAGTGCACCGACACATCAATCGCCTGCCAAAGaagaaccagcagcagcagcagcagtcccaGTGACTACGGCAACAAtttccaccgccaccatccCTGCGTCCCCTGCGTCACAGCGAGCAAAGGTTCAGCGTAACCGCATTCAATCGTACAAATTAGAATCGGAAGAGAGCGGAGACGACAAAGTAGTAACCATCCAAGGCACCACCTCTCACCATGTATCGGCACAGTCAAATCTCAGCTCGCAAAAACGTACCATGCCACAGCGCGGTCTCCAAAGCCACGCTAGCAAGCGAACGAAAATGTCCATCAGTGCCAGCAGCGACGGATTGGATACATCGGACTCGACGCCAACACAGGTGCAAACCGTGCAGACGGTGCAAATAGTGAAGCAAATTCCCGCGCAAGTGATCGAACCGGAATACATTGAGCTCCCGATCGAATCGATAAATCCCAAGGCTGAACCGGACTACACTGATGAGACGGCCGAGATCGAAACGGTGGACGCTGAAACGGAACAGGAACAGAAGCTCTCGGAACACGACCAAGGTGATGCCGACGATGATGGAAACTACGTGGAAGACGACACTTACGGTGACATGGCCATGGGCAAGTACGAAGAATCCTACTTGACGGAGGGCGAGGAAGGAGCGAAACCAGGCGTATCCGGATTCGTGGACTCGTACACATCGGACGGCGGAAATGCTACGGAAATTTCGACACAAG AAGCCACACATACCAGCCCGAAAGCACACCTCTTCATACGCAGCCAGCGCGGCCTACCCTTGCTGGTGAAGAACAAGTTCATCTACCGGTGCGAACGGACGCGCAACCATCGTTCCTATTGGTTGTGCACCCGGTACAAGACGCACAAGTGCACGGGACGCATCATTTGCCAGAACAATACGGTGCTGAAGGAAACCGAACACTGCCACATGGACGACAGCCGACGGTTGCACCATTCCGAGCTGAAGCTGGTCGATATGTCCCAGATAGACATCGAATGCTGGGTAAAATCCGTCCCGCCACGGTTTTCCTCTAGCGCTCGCAAATCGACTTCCTCGATCTCATCGTCCCGGATCAAAGCGGAGAAGCCCGATCAGGAGTTGGGTTGTTTGCTAACGGGCAAGTTTTAA
- the LOC120896657 gene encoding modifier of mdg4-like isoform X11: MADDEQFSLCWNNFNSNLSAGFHESLQRGDLVDVTLAAEGHLVKAHRLILSVCSPYFRKMFTQVPVNQHAFIFLKDVSHSALQDLIQFMYCGEVNVKQDALPAFISTAEALQIKGLTETGDSAPTHQSPAKEEPAAAAAVPVTTATISTATIPASPASQRAKVQRNRIQSYKLESEESGDDKVVTIQGTTSHHVSAQSNLSSQKRTMPQRGLQSHASKRTKMSISASSDGLDTSDSTPTQVQTVQTVQIVKQIPAQVIEPEYIELPIESINPKAEPDYTDETAEIETVDAETEQEQKLSEHDQGDADDDGNYVEDDTYGDMAMGKYEESYLTEGEEGAKPGVSGFVDSYTSDGGNATEISTQDDNYLFGLDIKRPVVVNGGKHLFLGSRKGGLQLVHDNYLYRSNLRRQGRNGDVLYWECIYNRGQKCRGRLKTIGNQIMITNGRVEHNHPNDHKRIVNATLCGSVIVKDICTL, encoded by the exons ATGGCGGACGATGAGCAGTTCTCTCTATGTTGGAACAATTTCAATTCCAACCTTTCTGCGGGATTTCACGAATCCCTTCAGCGTGGTGACTTGGTCGACGTGACGTTGGCCGCAGAAGGTCATCTAGTTAAGGCGCATCGTCTTATTCTATCAGTATGTTCCCCGTATTTCCGGAAAATGTTCACGCAGGTCCCCGTGAACCAACATGCGTTCA TTTTCCTGAAAGACGTGAGCCATTCGGCGCTTCAAGATCTCATACAGTTTATGTACTGTGGCGAGGTGAACGTGAAGCAAGATGCCCTACCCGCCTTTATCAGTACCGCCGAAGCATTGCAAATTAAAGGGCTAACAGAAACG GGCGACAGTGCACCGACACATCAATCGCCTGCCAAAGaagaaccagcagcagcagcagcagtcccaGTGACTACGGCAACAAtttccaccgccaccatccCTGCGTCCCCTGCGTCACAGCGAGCAAAGGTTCAGCGTAACCGCATTCAATCGTACAAATTAGAATCGGAAGAGAGCGGAGACGACAAAGTAGTAACCATCCAAGGCACCACCTCTCACCATGTATCGGCACAGTCAAATCTCAGCTCGCAAAAACGTACCATGCCACAGCGCGGTCTCCAAAGCCACGCTAGCAAGCGAACGAAAATGTCCATCAGTGCCAGCAGCGACGGATTGGATACATCGGACTCGACGCCAACACAGGTGCAAACCGTGCAGACGGTGCAAATAGTGAAGCAAATTCCCGCGCAAGTGATCGAACCGGAATACATTGAGCTCCCGATCGAATCGATAAATCCCAAGGCTGAACCGGACTACACTGATGAGACGGCCGAGATCGAAACGGTGGACGCTGAAACGGAACAGGAACAGAAGCTCTCGGAACACGACCAAGGTGATGCCGACGATGATGGAAACTACGTGGAAGACGACACTTACGGTGACATGGCCATGGGCAAGTACGAAGAATCCTACTTGACGGAGGGCGAGGAAGGAGCGAAACCAGGCGTATCCGGATTCGTGGACTCGTACACATCGGACGGCGGAAATGCTACGGAAATTTCGACACAAG ACGACAACTATCTGTTCGGGCTTGACATAAAGCGGCCAGTGGTGGTGAATGGCGGCAAACATTTGTTCCTCGGCAGCCGGAAAGGCGGCCTGCAGCTCGTGCACGACAATTATCTGTATCGGTCGAACCTGCGGCGCCAGGGTCGCAACGGAGATGTCCTGTACTGGGAATGTATCTACAACCGGGGTCAGAAGTGCCGCGGTCGGCTGAAAACAATTGGAAACCAAATTATGATCACGAATGGACGAg tGGAGCACAACCACCCCAATGACCATAAGCGCATTGTCAATGCGACGCTTTGCGGAAGCGTAATTGTGAAAGATATCTGCACTTTGTAA
- the LOC120896657 gene encoding modifier of mdg4-like isoform X8, which translates to MADDEQFSLCWNNFNSNLSAGFHESLQRGDLVDVTLAAEGHLVKAHRLILSVCSPYFRKMFTQVPVNQHAFIFLKDVSHSALQDLIQFMYCGEVNVKQDALPAFISTAEALQIKGLTETGDSAPTHQSPAKEEPAAAAAVPVTTATISTATIPASPASQRAKVQRNRIQSYKLESEESGDDKVVTIQGTTSHHVSAQSNLSSQKRTMPQRGLQSHASKRTKMSISASSDGLDTSDSTPTQVQTVQTVQIVKQIPAQVIEPEYIELPIESINPKAEPDYTDETAEIETVDAETEQEQKLSEHDQGDADDDGNYVEDDTYGDMAMGKYEESYLTEGEEGAKPGVSGFVDSYTSDGGNATEISTQATHTSPKAHLFIRSQRGLPLLVKNKFIYRCERTRNHRSYWLCTRYKTHKCTGRIICQNNTVLKETEHCHMDDSRRLHHSELKLVDMSQIDIECWVKSVPPRFSSSARKSTSSISSSRIKAEKPDQELGCLLTGKF; encoded by the exons ATGGCGGACGATGAGCAGTTCTCTCTATGTTGGAACAATTTCAATTCCAACCTTTCTGCGGGATTTCACGAATCCCTTCAGCGTGGTGACTTGGTCGACGTGACGTTGGCCGCAGAAGGTCATCTAGTTAAGGCGCATCGTCTTATTCTATCAGTATGTTCCCCGTATTTCCGGAAAATGTTCACGCAGGTCCCCGTGAACCAACATGCGTTCA TTTTCCTGAAAGACGTGAGCCATTCGGCGCTTCAAGATCTCATACAGTTTATGTACTGTGGCGAGGTGAACGTGAAGCAAGATGCCCTACCCGCCTTTATCAGTACCGCCGAAGCATTGCAAATTAAAGGGCTAACAGAAACG GGCGACAGTGCACCGACACATCAATCGCCTGCCAAAGaagaaccagcagcagcagcagcagtcccaGTGACTACGGCAACAAtttccaccgccaccatccCTGCGTCCCCTGCGTCACAGCGAGCAAAGGTTCAGCGTAACCGCATTCAATCGTACAAATTAGAATCGGAAGAGAGCGGAGACGACAAAGTAGTAACCATCCAAGGCACCACCTCTCACCATGTATCGGCACAGTCAAATCTCAGCTCGCAAAAACGTACCATGCCACAGCGCGGTCTCCAAAGCCACGCTAGCAAGCGAACGAAAATGTCCATCAGTGCCAGCAGCGACGGATTGGATACATCGGACTCGACGCCAACACAGGTGCAAACCGTGCAGACGGTGCAAATAGTGAAGCAAATTCCCGCGCAAGTGATCGAACCGGAATACATTGAGCTCCCGATCGAATCGATAAATCCCAAGGCTGAACCGGACTACACTGATGAGACGGCCGAGATCGAAACGGTGGACGCTGAAACGGAACAGGAACAGAAGCTCTCGGAACACGACCAAGGTGATGCCGACGATGATGGAAACTACGTGGAAGACGACACTTACGGTGACATGGCCATGGGCAAGTACGAAGAATCCTACTTGACGGAGGGCGAGGAAGGAGCGAAACCAGGCGTATCCGGATTCGTGGACTCGTACACATCGGACGGCGGAAATGCTACGGAAATTTCGACACAAG CCACACATACCAGCCCGAAAGCACACCTCTTCATACGCAGCCAGCGCGGCCTACCCTTGCTGGTGAAGAACAAGTTCATCTACCGGTGCGAACGGACGCGCAACCATCGTTCCTATTGGTTGTGCACCCGGTACAAGACGCACAAGTGCACGGGACGCATCATTTGCCAGAACAATACGGTGCTGAAGGAAACCGAACACTGCCACATGGACGACAGCCGACGGTTGCACCATTCCGAGCTGAAGCTGGTCGATATGTCCCAGATAGACATCGAATGCTGGGTAAAATCCGTCCCGCCACGGTTTTCCTCTAGCGCTCGCAAATCGACTTCCTCGATCTCATCGTCCCGGATCAAAGCGGAGAAGCCCGATCAGGAGTTGGGTTGTTTGCTAACGGGCAAGTTTTAA
- the LOC120896657 gene encoding modifier of mdg4-like isoform X13 translates to MADDEQFSLCWNNFNSNLSAGFHESLQRGDLVDVTLAAEGHLVKAHRLILSVCSPYFRKMFTQVPVNQHAFIFLKDVSHSALQDLIQFMYCGEVNVKQDALPAFISTAEALQIKGLTETGDSAPTHQSPAKEEPAAAAAVPVTTATISTATIPASPASQRAKVQRNRIQSYKLESEESGDDKVVTIQGTTSHHVSAQSNLSSQKRTMPQRGLQSHASKRTKMSISASSDGLDTSDSTPTQVQTVQTVQIVKQIPAQVIEPEYIELPIESINPKAEPDYTDETAEIETVDAETEQEQKLSEHDQGDADDDGNYVEDDTYGDMAMGKYEESYLTEGEEGAKPGVSGFVDSYTSDGGNATEISTQEFILSQRGYPLLVVGNFLFRKNRDKYWRCIRCTKHKCRSRCIIKDKGIVVNIGKHAHGPETAKIQMGRKIRDSAEDDPLASDDCFRKLKAAKHKPFLPRQSHCKVSAKIQ, encoded by the exons ATGGCGGACGATGAGCAGTTCTCTCTATGTTGGAACAATTTCAATTCCAACCTTTCTGCGGGATTTCACGAATCCCTTCAGCGTGGTGACTTGGTCGACGTGACGTTGGCCGCAGAAGGTCATCTAGTTAAGGCGCATCGTCTTATTCTATCAGTATGTTCCCCGTATTTCCGGAAAATGTTCACGCAGGTCCCCGTGAACCAACATGCGTTCA TTTTCCTGAAAGACGTGAGCCATTCGGCGCTTCAAGATCTCATACAGTTTATGTACTGTGGCGAGGTGAACGTGAAGCAAGATGCCCTACCCGCCTTTATCAGTACCGCCGAAGCATTGCAAATTAAAGGGCTAACAGAAACG GGCGACAGTGCACCGACACATCAATCGCCTGCCAAAGaagaaccagcagcagcagcagcagtcccaGTGACTACGGCAACAAtttccaccgccaccatccCTGCGTCCCCTGCGTCACAGCGAGCAAAGGTTCAGCGTAACCGCATTCAATCGTACAAATTAGAATCGGAAGAGAGCGGAGACGACAAAGTAGTAACCATCCAAGGCACCACCTCTCACCATGTATCGGCACAGTCAAATCTCAGCTCGCAAAAACGTACCATGCCACAGCGCGGTCTCCAAAGCCACGCTAGCAAGCGAACGAAAATGTCCATCAGTGCCAGCAGCGACGGATTGGATACATCGGACTCGACGCCAACACAGGTGCAAACCGTGCAGACGGTGCAAATAGTGAAGCAAATTCCCGCGCAAGTGATCGAACCGGAATACATTGAGCTCCCGATCGAATCGATAAATCCCAAGGCTGAACCGGACTACACTGATGAGACGGCCGAGATCGAAACGGTGGACGCTGAAACGGAACAGGAACAGAAGCTCTCGGAACACGACCAAGGTGATGCCGACGATGATGGAAACTACGTGGAAGACGACACTTACGGTGACATGGCCATGGGCAAGTACGAAGAATCCTACTTGACGGAGGGCGAGGAAGGAGCGAAACCAGGCGTATCCGGATTCGTGGACTCGTACACATCGGACGGCGGAAATGCTACGGAAATTTCGACACAAG AGTTTATTCTCAGCCAGCGTGGTTATCCTCTGCTCGTGGTGGGCAATTTCCTGTTCCGCAAAAATCGTGACAAATACTGGCGATGCATACG CTGTACAAAGCACAAGTGCCGGAGTCGTTGTATAATTAAGGACAAGGGTATAGTGGTAAACATCGGCAAGCATGCGCACGGTCCGGAAACGGCCAAAATTCAAATGGGACGCAAAATCCGCGACAGTGCCGAGGATGATCCATTGGCGTCTGACGACTGCTTCCGGAAACTGAAAGCTGCTAAACATAAACCCTTCTTGCCGCGACAATCCCACTGCAAAGTTTCTGCCAAGATTCAATAA
- the LOC120896657 gene encoding modifier of mdg4-like isoform X9 has protein sequence MADDEQFSLCWNNFNSNLSAGFHESLQRGDLVDVTLAAEGHLVKAHRLILSVCSPYFRKMFTQVPVNQHAFIFLKDVSHSALQDLIQFMYCGEVNVKQDALPAFISTAEALQIKGLTETGDSAPTHQSPAKEEPAAAAAVPVTTATISTATIPASPASQRAKVQRNRIQSYKLESEESGDDKVVTIQGTTSHHVSAQSNLSSQKRTMPQRGLQSHASKRTKMSISASSDGLDTSDSTPTQVQTVQTVQIVKQIPAQVIEPEYIELPIESINPKAEPDYTDETAEIETVDAETEQEQKLSEHDQGDADDDGNYVEDDTYGDMAMGKYEESYLTEGEEGAKPGVSGFVDSYTSDGGNATEISTQEDDNYLFGLDIKRPVVVNGGKHLFLGSRKGGLQLVHDNYLYRSNLRRQGRNGDVLYWECIYNRGQKCRGRLKTIGNQIMITNGRVEHNHPNDHKRIVNATLCGSVIVKDICTL, from the exons ATGGCGGACGATGAGCAGTTCTCTCTATGTTGGAACAATTTCAATTCCAACCTTTCTGCGGGATTTCACGAATCCCTTCAGCGTGGTGACTTGGTCGACGTGACGTTGGCCGCAGAAGGTCATCTAGTTAAGGCGCATCGTCTTATTCTATCAGTATGTTCCCCGTATTTCCGGAAAATGTTCACGCAGGTCCCCGTGAACCAACATGCGTTCA TTTTCCTGAAAGACGTGAGCCATTCGGCGCTTCAAGATCTCATACAGTTTATGTACTGTGGCGAGGTGAACGTGAAGCAAGATGCCCTACCCGCCTTTATCAGTACCGCCGAAGCATTGCAAATTAAAGGGCTAACAGAAACG GGCGACAGTGCACCGACACATCAATCGCCTGCCAAAGaagaaccagcagcagcagcagcagtcccaGTGACTACGGCAACAAtttccaccgccaccatccCTGCGTCCCCTGCGTCACAGCGAGCAAAGGTTCAGCGTAACCGCATTCAATCGTACAAATTAGAATCGGAAGAGAGCGGAGACGACAAAGTAGTAACCATCCAAGGCACCACCTCTCACCATGTATCGGCACAGTCAAATCTCAGCTCGCAAAAACGTACCATGCCACAGCGCGGTCTCCAAAGCCACGCTAGCAAGCGAACGAAAATGTCCATCAGTGCCAGCAGCGACGGATTGGATACATCGGACTCGACGCCAACACAGGTGCAAACCGTGCAGACGGTGCAAATAGTGAAGCAAATTCCCGCGCAAGTGATCGAACCGGAATACATTGAGCTCCCGATCGAATCGATAAATCCCAAGGCTGAACCGGACTACACTGATGAGACGGCCGAGATCGAAACGGTGGACGCTGAAACGGAACAGGAACAGAAGCTCTCGGAACACGACCAAGGTGATGCCGACGATGATGGAAACTACGTGGAAGACGACACTTACGGTGACATGGCCATGGGCAAGTACGAAGAATCCTACTTGACGGAGGGCGAGGAAGGAGCGAAACCAGGCGTATCCGGATTCGTGGACTCGTACACATCGGACGGCGGAAATGCTACGGAAATTTCGACACAAG AAGACGACAACTATCTGTTCGGGCTTGACATAAAGCGGCCAGTGGTGGTGAATGGCGGCAAACATTTGTTCCTCGGCAGCCGGAAAGGCGGCCTGCAGCTCGTGCACGACAATTATCTGTATCGGTCGAACCTGCGGCGCCAGGGTCGCAACGGAGATGTCCTGTACTGGGAATGTATCTACAACCGGGGTCAGAAGTGCCGCGGTCGGCTGAAAACAATTGGAAACCAAATTATGATCACGAATGGACGAg tGGAGCACAACCACCCCAATGACCATAAGCGCATTGTCAATGCGACGCTTTGCGGAAGCGTAATTGTGAAAGATATCTGCACTTTGTAA
- the LOC120896657 gene encoding modifier of mdg4-like isoform X1 — protein sequence MADDEQFSLCWNNFNSNLSAGFHESLQRGDLVDVTLAAEGHLVKAHRLILSVCSPYFRKMFTQVPVNQHAFIFLKDVSHSALQDLIQFMYCGEVNVKQDALPAFISTAEALQIKGLTETGDSAPTHQSPAKEEPAAAAAVPVTTATISTATIPASPASQRAKVQRNRIQSYKLESEESGDDKVVTIQGTTSHHVSAQSNLSSQKRTMPQRGLQSHASKRTKMSISASSDGLDTSDSTPTQVQTVQTVQIVKQIPAQVIEPEYIELPIESINPKAEPDYTDETAEIETVDAETEQEQKLSEHDQGDADDDGNYVEDDTYGDMAMGKYEESYLTEGEEGAKPGVSGFVDSYTSDGGNATEISTQATSPVLEGINTISTTTNITTNCPPSSNCSMAPSSMVDSTVELKFIKSPWSTPCLVLNNFLYNCHSTRGDIGYWRCHNYSRKVKEERCRARCVVKSGRLSALTGAQHNHPPHTEKIERIVRRNYADEQQELEMMRIQQQQQQEQQHPIQASSDDILLLMATNPQNDNNGATSAGGQQQVQMQPIMRTIRQQTHSATLEVASAPMIPSVTTAVLSPAITDLIKMEDYDLPTVEL from the exons ATGGCGGACGATGAGCAGTTCTCTCTATGTTGGAACAATTTCAATTCCAACCTTTCTGCGGGATTTCACGAATCCCTTCAGCGTGGTGACTTGGTCGACGTGACGTTGGCCGCAGAAGGTCATCTAGTTAAGGCGCATCGTCTTATTCTATCAGTATGTTCCCCGTATTTCCGGAAAATGTTCACGCAGGTCCCCGTGAACCAACATGCGTTCA TTTTCCTGAAAGACGTGAGCCATTCGGCGCTTCAAGATCTCATACAGTTTATGTACTGTGGCGAGGTGAACGTGAAGCAAGATGCCCTACCCGCCTTTATCAGTACCGCCGAAGCATTGCAAATTAAAGGGCTAACAGAAACG GGCGACAGTGCACCGACACATCAATCGCCTGCCAAAGaagaaccagcagcagcagcagcagtcccaGTGACTACGGCAACAAtttccaccgccaccatccCTGCGTCCCCTGCGTCACAGCGAGCAAAGGTTCAGCGTAACCGCATTCAATCGTACAAATTAGAATCGGAAGAGAGCGGAGACGACAAAGTAGTAACCATCCAAGGCACCACCTCTCACCATGTATCGGCACAGTCAAATCTCAGCTCGCAAAAACGTACCATGCCACAGCGCGGTCTCCAAAGCCACGCTAGCAAGCGAACGAAAATGTCCATCAGTGCCAGCAGCGACGGATTGGATACATCGGACTCGACGCCAACACAGGTGCAAACCGTGCAGACGGTGCAAATAGTGAAGCAAATTCCCGCGCAAGTGATCGAACCGGAATACATTGAGCTCCCGATCGAATCGATAAATCCCAAGGCTGAACCGGACTACACTGATGAGACGGCCGAGATCGAAACGGTGGACGCTGAAACGGAACAGGAACAGAAGCTCTCGGAACACGACCAAGGTGATGCCGACGATGATGGAAACTACGTGGAAGACGACACTTACGGTGACATGGCCATGGGCAAGTACGAAGAATCCTACTTGACGGAGGGCGAGGAAGGAGCGAAACCAGGCGTATCCGGATTCGTGGACTCGTACACATCGGACGGCGGAAATGCTACGGAAATTTCGACACAAG CTACATCACCTGTGTTGGAAGGTATCAACACCATCAGCACCACCACAAACATCACTACCAACTGTCCACCATCGTCGAATTGCTCGATGGCGCCAAGCTCGATGGTGGACTCAACGGTTGAGCTAAAGTTCATCAAAAGCCCCTGGTCCACACCGTGTCTGGTGCTGAACAACTTTCTTTACAACTGTCACAGCACACGTGGCGATATCGGCTACTGGCGGTGTCATAACTATTCGCGCAAGGTGAAAGAGGAACGGTGCCGCGCACGCTGCGTAGTCAAGAGTGGACGGCTTAGCGCCCTTACCGGCGCGCAGCACAACCATCCACCGCACACAGAGAAAATCGAACGAATAGTGCGCCGCAACTATGCCGACGAGCAGCAAGAGCTGGAAATGATGCGcatacagcagcaacagcaacaggaaCAACAACATCCCATTCAAGCTAGTAGCGATGATATTTTGCTCCTGATGGCAACCAATCCTCAGAACGATAATAATGGTGCCACCTCTGCCGGTGGACAGCAGCAGGTGCAGATGCAACCAATTATGCGCACCATTAGACAACAAACGCACTCGGCCACGCTCGAGGTAGCGAGTGCACCGATGATACCATCCGTTACAACTGCCGTACTTTCGCCGGCGATCACCGATCTCATAAAGATGGAAGATTATGATCTGCCGACGGTGGAGTTGTAG
- the LOC120896657 gene encoding modifier of mdg4-like isoform X2 codes for MADDEQFSLCWNNFNSNLSAGFHESLQRGDLVDVTLAAEGHLVKAHRLILSVCSPYFRKMFTQVPVNQHAFIFLKDVSHSALQDLIQFMYCGEVNVKQDALPAFISTAEALQIKGLTETGDSAPTHQSPAKEEPAAAAAVPVTTATISTATIPASPASQRAKVQRNRIQSYKLESEESGDDKVVTIQGTTSHHVSAQSNLSSQKRTMPQRGLQSHASKRTKMSISASSDGLDTSDSTPTQVQTVQTVQIVKQIPAQVIEPEYIELPIESINPKAEPDYTDETAEIETVDAETEQEQKLSEHDQGDADDDGNYVEDDTYGDMAMGKYEESYLTEGEEGAKPGVSGFVDSYTSDGGNATEISTQGHSSSSTVQHQHQGRLVHAKLNLVQRRHPLPSPVVKFKPAQKLVLPSSISVSRVLNTHAAKQQQHTTPPTRPIYTPVSDTVKFIRSQKKCAQLVYDGYIYNRKMIQQNGRTTWRCCDLLKYHCKATCVTKQNKLIGIRSEHNHNDHSSKIEDKALYDFPEDLEEYVNIRTRDPIDVKNHKVDVIDTGAEFKIVVRDRSSTMHQAAKDTICSSTG; via the exons ATGGCGGACGATGAGCAGTTCTCTCTATGTTGGAACAATTTCAATTCCAACCTTTCTGCGGGATTTCACGAATCCCTTCAGCGTGGTGACTTGGTCGACGTGACGTTGGCCGCAGAAGGTCATCTAGTTAAGGCGCATCGTCTTATTCTATCAGTATGTTCCCCGTATTTCCGGAAAATGTTCACGCAGGTCCCCGTGAACCAACATGCGTTCA TTTTCCTGAAAGACGTGAGCCATTCGGCGCTTCAAGATCTCATACAGTTTATGTACTGTGGCGAGGTGAACGTGAAGCAAGATGCCCTACCCGCCTTTATCAGTACCGCCGAAGCATTGCAAATTAAAGGGCTAACAGAAACG GGCGACAGTGCACCGACACATCAATCGCCTGCCAAAGaagaaccagcagcagcagcagcagtcccaGTGACTACGGCAACAAtttccaccgccaccatccCTGCGTCCCCTGCGTCACAGCGAGCAAAGGTTCAGCGTAACCGCATTCAATCGTACAAATTAGAATCGGAAGAGAGCGGAGACGACAAAGTAGTAACCATCCAAGGCACCACCTCTCACCATGTATCGGCACAGTCAAATCTCAGCTCGCAAAAACGTACCATGCCACAGCGCGGTCTCCAAAGCCACGCTAGCAAGCGAACGAAAATGTCCATCAGTGCCAGCAGCGACGGATTGGATACATCGGACTCGACGCCAACACAGGTGCAAACCGTGCAGACGGTGCAAATAGTGAAGCAAATTCCCGCGCAAGTGATCGAACCGGAATACATTGAGCTCCCGATCGAATCGATAAATCCCAAGGCTGAACCGGACTACACTGATGAGACGGCCGAGATCGAAACGGTGGACGCTGAAACGGAACAGGAACAGAAGCTCTCGGAACACGACCAAGGTGATGCCGACGATGATGGAAACTACGTGGAAGACGACACTTACGGTGACATGGCCATGGGCAAGTACGAAGAATCCTACTTGACGGAGGGCGAGGAAGGAGCGAAACCAGGCGTATCCGGATTCGTGGACTCGTACACATCGGACGGCGGAAATGCTACGGAAATTTCGACACAAG GGCATTCGTCCTCCTCTACTGTGCAACATCAACACCAAGGTCGTCTTGTTCATGCTAAATTAAACCTGGTGCAGAGGCGGCATCCGTTGCCTTCGCCGGTCGTCAAATTCAAACCAGCTCAGAAATTGGTGCTGCCCTCATCAATATCAGTATCAAGAGTTCTCAACACTCATGccgccaaacaacaacagcacaccacaccacccacCCGACCAATCTACACGCCTGTATCAGACACTGTAAAGTTCATACGATCGCAGAAAAAGTGCGCCCAGCTGGTGTACGACGGATATATCTACAATCGAAAAATGATTCAACAGAACGGTCGTACCACGTGGCGGTGTTGTGATTTGCTGAAATACCACTGCAAGGCAACGTGCGTGACGAAACAGAACAAGCTGATTGGCATAAGAAGCGAACACAATCACAATGATCACTCGAGCAAAATAGAGGACAAAGCACTGTACGACTTCCCAGAGGATCTGGAAGAGTACGTGAACATCCGTACACGAGATCCGATCGACGTAAAAAATCACAAGGTGGACGTGATCGATACGGGTGCAGAGTTTAAGATAGTGGTTCGTGATCGTAGTAGTACAATGCACCAAGCTGCCAAAGATACAATCTGCTCGAGCACGGGTTGA